In Streptomyces nojiriensis, one genomic interval encodes:
- a CDS encoding alpha/beta fold hydrolase, with protein sequence MPRPHVRRLRSRSAAAATGILVTGLLAAPAGAQGETPGGASGTVARTVGDARYEPGPCPKTPEPVPELEGARCGTLTVPENRARPGGRTIKLGVAIVPAAAAHPKPDPILWLSGGPGDDAVGAAERAVDGGLNRDRDVILMSQRGTYSADPALMCRNIDEFNARAVGLVYDAPSTERAHVGATKACRKKLAGTGADLGAYNDIESADDYADLRTTLGLDKWNVFGISYGTHLALAYMRLHPEGIRAVGLDGILPPSRASAAATWNSAREGLDGLFKACAEQPACNRRYPNLSATFDRLVRELEAKPVTTTVTLPDSPKPVKVVLDGGALLNWMVSATHVAPGVPRSLDELAHGNPQRIAEQWAASRFGPQAIGRVSHGLAYGVFCSAWVPYETVTQAVRAAHEAFPGFPASVLAQAPQLPFLRSDCEAWHIPAAPGSIRDVTRSDIPTLVLSGGFDSQTGADNGPYVARTLRRATVVTIPYAPHVVFAASKCARTITSSFFDTPTAPDTACLKDLKPPKFEIAP encoded by the coding sequence ATGCCACGCCCACACGTACGACGGCTGCGCTCCAGGTCGGCCGCGGCGGCGACCGGAATCCTCGTCACCGGCCTGCTCGCGGCGCCCGCGGGCGCGCAGGGCGAGACGCCCGGAGGTGCGAGCGGCACGGTCGCCCGCACCGTGGGGGACGCCCGCTACGAGCCCGGCCCCTGCCCGAAGACGCCGGAGCCCGTCCCCGAACTCGAAGGGGCCCGCTGCGGAACCCTCACCGTGCCCGAGAACCGCGCCAGGCCGGGTGGCCGAACGATCAAGCTCGGTGTCGCGATCGTCCCCGCGGCCGCCGCCCACCCGAAACCCGACCCGATCCTGTGGCTCTCCGGTGGACCCGGTGACGACGCGGTCGGTGCGGCGGAGCGCGCGGTCGACGGCGGCCTCAACCGCGACCGGGACGTGATCCTCATGTCCCAGCGCGGAACGTACTCGGCCGACCCGGCCCTCATGTGCCGCAACATCGACGAGTTCAACGCGCGTGCGGTCGGCCTCGTCTACGACGCGCCCTCCACGGAGCGCGCACACGTCGGCGCGACCAAGGCCTGCCGCAAGAAGCTGGCGGGCACCGGGGCCGACCTCGGGGCCTACAACGACATCGAGAGCGCCGACGACTACGCGGACCTGCGCACCACCCTGGGCCTCGACAAGTGGAACGTCTTCGGCATCTCCTACGGAACCCACCTGGCGCTCGCGTACATGCGCCTGCACCCGGAAGGCATCCGGGCGGTCGGCCTCGACGGCATCCTGCCGCCGTCCAGGGCGAGCGCGGCGGCGACATGGAACAGCGCCCGAGAGGGCCTGGACGGTCTCTTCAAGGCGTGCGCCGAACAGCCGGCGTGCAACCGCAGATATCCCAACCTGTCCGCCACCTTCGACCGCCTGGTCCGTGAACTGGAGGCCAAGCCGGTCACCACCACCGTCACGCTCCCCGACAGCCCGAAGCCGGTGAAGGTCGTCCTGGACGGCGGAGCGCTGCTGAACTGGATGGTCTCCGCCACCCATGTCGCCCCCGGGGTCCCCCGCTCCCTCGACGAGCTGGCCCACGGCAATCCGCAGCGCATCGCCGAGCAGTGGGCGGCGAGCAGGTTCGGCCCCCAGGCCATCGGCCGGGTCTCCCACGGTCTCGCCTACGGCGTCTTCTGCAGCGCGTGGGTGCCGTACGAAACCGTCACCCAGGCCGTCCGGGCCGCCCACGAAGCGTTCCCGGGCTTCCCCGCCTCGGTACTGGCCCAGGCGCCGCAGCTTCCCTTCCTCCGATCGGACTGCGAGGCCTGGCACATCCCGGCGGCCCCCGGGTCGATCCGGGACGTCACCCGCAGCGACATCCCCACCCTCGTGCTGTCGGGCGGCTTCGACTCCCAGACCGGCGCCGACAACGGCCCGTACGTCGCCCGGACGCTGCGCCGTGCCACCGTCGTCACCATCCCCTACGCGCCCCACGTGGTGTTCGCCGCCTCGAAGTGCGCGCGAACCATCACCTCCTCCTTCTTCGACACCCCGACCGCCCCGGACACCGCGTGCCTCAAGGACCTCAAGCCCCCGAAGTTCGAGATCGCTCCCTGA
- a CDS encoding serine hydrolase domain-containing protein produces MNRTVSSCTAAGAVVAAVLAGVAHPQAYAAGGDRDERSAAVLRELVPSADGPGCAAAVGRRGSVVWEAGRGKADLTTGRTITPKTVFDMASNSKQFTADAVLLLAGRHRLALNDPLSAYLDDPPAWTRDVTLGDLMRHTSGITDYQDLLEAKGIGLTDPAGQQEAIAAILASQPEEPPGKRFSYSNSNYVLLAHVVEKVTGKPFPAFLQKEFFTPLHLRMTLSPAVDVPGKAKSYDEKDGSFRPDSSPWKQYGDGSVQTTPGELVRWADNYRTGRIGGAELLTGVTQGAVSVGDVLRQRGIEAGRYGAGILLLPDKSLVHRGDWEGFHSTFKVSPDRNTAVTVVCNVNSPDHFRAADQLLNIWAK; encoded by the coding sequence GTGAATCGCACGGTGTCGTCGTGCACCGCCGCGGGCGCCGTGGTCGCGGCCGTCCTGGCCGGTGTCGCACACCCGCAGGCGTACGCGGCCGGCGGCGACCGCGACGAGCGCAGCGCAGCGGTCCTCCGGGAACTGGTGCCTTCGGCCGACGGCCCGGGCTGTGCGGCAGCCGTCGGCAGACGGGGAAGCGTCGTCTGGGAGGCCGGGAGAGGGAAGGCCGATCTGACCACCGGTCGCACCATCACCCCGAAGACGGTCTTCGACATGGCGTCCAACTCCAAGCAGTTCACCGCGGACGCCGTCCTCCTGCTGGCGGGACGGCACCGACTCGCGCTGAACGACCCCCTGTCCGCATACCTCGACGACCCGCCCGCCTGGACGCGGGACGTCACGCTGGGCGACCTGATGCGCCACACCAGCGGCATCACCGACTACCAGGATCTGCTGGAGGCCAAGGGCATCGGGCTGACGGATCCGGCCGGCCAGCAGGAAGCCATCGCGGCCATCCTCGCCTCGCAGCCGGAAGAGCCGCCGGGCAAGCGGTTCTCCTACTCCAACTCCAACTACGTCCTCCTGGCGCACGTGGTCGAGAAGGTCACCGGCAAGCCGTTCCCGGCCTTCCTCCAAAAGGAGTTCTTCACCCCGCTGCACCTGCGCATGACGCTGTCCCCGGCAGTGGACGTTCCCGGCAAGGCGAAGTCGTACGACGAGAAGGACGGCTCCTTCCGCCCCGATTCCTCCCCGTGGAAGCAGTACGGAGACGGCTCCGTCCAGACCACCCCCGGAGAACTCGTCCGCTGGGCCGACAACTACCGCACCGGCCGCATAGGCGGCGCGGAACTGCTCACCGGAGTCACTCAGGGAGCGGTGAGCGTGGGTGACGTCCTGCGGCAGCGCGGAATCGAAGCAGGGCGGTACGGGGCCGGAATCCTCCTCCTCCCCGACAAGAGCCTGGTGCACCGCGGCGACTGGGAGGGATTCCACAGCACCTTCAAGGTGAGCCCGGACCGCAACACCGCCGTGACCGTCGTGTGCAACGTGAATTCCCCCGACCATTTCCGCGCGGCCGACCAACTGCTGAACATATGGGCCAAATGA
- a CDS encoding GNAT family N-acetyltransferase, which produces MIELHVLTVDDWRLWRELRLAALAEAPHAFASTLADWQGNNDREERWRARLAIPGSYNVLTLLDGEPTGMASGVLGPEEGVVELISLWVGKASRGQGLGDYLVQAIVRWAGRGGAELVRLAVSSTNTHAIALYRRHGFRDTGRFGDTLPDGATEHIMEKRLSSGRASEGTTA; this is translated from the coding sequence GTGATCGAGTTGCACGTACTGACGGTGGACGACTGGCGCCTGTGGCGGGAGTTGAGGCTGGCTGCGCTTGCCGAGGCACCGCATGCCTTCGCGTCCACTCTCGCGGACTGGCAAGGGAACAACGATCGTGAGGAGCGCTGGCGGGCCCGGCTCGCCATTCCCGGCTCCTACAACGTCCTCACACTGCTGGACGGCGAGCCGACCGGGATGGCCAGCGGGGTCCTCGGGCCCGAGGAGGGTGTCGTCGAGCTGATCTCCCTGTGGGTCGGCAAGGCGTCTCGGGGGCAGGGGCTGGGGGATTACCTGGTTCAGGCGATCGTGCGGTGGGCCGGGCGGGGCGGGGCGGAGCTCGTTCGGCTCGCGGTCTCGTCCACCAATACGCATGCCATCGCGCTGTACCGGCGCCACGGTTTCCGGGACACCGGACGGTTCGGCGACACCCTGCCCGACGGGGCCACAGAGCACATCATGGAGAAACGCCTCTCGTCGGGGAGAGCTTCTGAGGGAACGACGGCCTGA
- a CDS encoding class I SAM-dependent DNA methyltransferase, with product MSYYTREFSAFFEAYYTGWVRGFSPRLTTFLRQSAPATRSVLDLCCGTGVTAEVLCGEGWTVTGVDRSPGMLGVARGKLGGLVDAGLLRLSEQDARCFTLPRAVDAAVCLDGALNHFLTRADLERCFTRVGAVLEEGGQFLFDVFETSHFRHWDNLTLVDETDAVIAKRGVWDAGSGTGMLRVSGLMEQEGQLHRVNQTLHSRHFGPRDIRAALESAGLVPAEHDIESSYTKCESGSCSRTAAPCRTIYRAVKSST from the coding sequence ATGTCGTACTACACCCGTGAGTTCTCCGCATTCTTCGAGGCCTACTACACCGGATGGGTGCGCGGTTTCTCCCCGAGGCTCACCACGTTCCTCCGGCAGTCGGCGCCGGCCACCCGCTCCGTGCTGGACCTGTGCTGCGGCACGGGTGTCACCGCGGAGGTACTGTGCGGCGAGGGCTGGACGGTCACCGGGGTGGACCGTTCCCCGGGCATGCTCGGGGTGGCCCGGGGCAAGCTCGGCGGGCTCGTCGACGCAGGCTTGCTGCGACTGTCGGAGCAGGACGCGCGCTGCTTCACCCTCCCCCGGGCGGTGGACGCGGCCGTCTGTCTGGACGGTGCCCTGAACCACTTCCTCACCCGGGCAGACCTGGAGCGCTGCTTCACCCGGGTCGGCGCGGTACTCGAAGAGGGCGGCCAATTCCTGTTCGACGTCTTCGAGACCTCCCATTTTCGTCACTGGGACAACCTCACACTCGTCGACGAGACGGATGCCGTGATCGCCAAGCGGGGTGTGTGGGATGCGGGCTCCGGTACCGGCATGCTCCGCGTGTCGGGGCTGATGGAGCAGGAGGGGCAGTTGCACCGGGTGAACCAGACGTTGCACAGCCGCCACTTCGGGCCGCGCGATATCCGTGCAGCCCTGGAGAGCGCCGGACTCGTTCCCGCGGAACACGACATCGAGTCGTCCTACACCAAGTGCGAGTCCGGTTCCTGTTCCAGGACCGCGGCGCCCTGCCGCACCATCTACCGTGCTGTGAAGTCCTCTACCTGA
- a CDS encoding serine hydrolase domain-containing protein has translation MPDVGCLAEGLASLRAAWRVPGVCVTVVHGDEAAVLVDGIRDASTGTPLRSRTLFPLGSLTKSLIAAFMAQLVEQGLTGWETRQLIDVLPHGAPRDGYMLNQLLTHSSGMPSYDMLLAGCADTTPGDAARRRLPHLVTVRAPGCERHSYSDLAYLLTCHLAEETTGRPWHQLVGDFLSELGAHGPRDKQDGGLVHGHELDDAGAFTDSGPPRLHGLSAVLSGLWASAEDMTAVLRFHLTGLGMHRRLLGAEALEYLRTPRTSAPTTSANHPACVVAEGYGYGWLAGRYRGARILVHSSSVGAVRGMTVVMPQRRLAVNVFCNTGVRHSPARAHCCFRCAVVFSLVDALSGREIGMANRLPAGKPERMAGSTPGRRACPCSLTTLMGTYHHPGFGHICLAPSTDGGGTVFSYGSVVGEVYRAPNGALYTMCSVDPGPIAITPAGIDRLAVRMERTVPAFEFVRVSE, from the coding sequence TTGCCGGACGTCGGCTGCCTGGCCGAGGGGCTGGCCTCCCTGCGGGCGGCGTGGCGCGTACCGGGCGTCTGCGTCACCGTCGTACACGGCGACGAGGCGGCGGTGCTCGTCGATGGCATCCGCGACGCGTCCACCGGCACACCGCTGAGATCTCGGACACTCTTTCCTCTCGGTTCGCTCACCAAGAGCCTCATAGCGGCCTTCATGGCCCAGTTGGTCGAGCAAGGACTGACCGGCTGGGAGACGCGTCAGCTCATCGACGTCCTGCCACACGGCGCCCCCCGGGACGGCTACATGCTCAACCAACTGCTCACACATTCTTCCGGAATGCCCTCGTACGACATGCTGCTGGCCGGATGTGCGGACACCACTCCCGGTGATGCCGCCCGCAGGCGGCTGCCGCACCTGGTCACGGTCCGCGCACCGGGCTGCGAGCGGCACTCGTACAGTGACCTGGCCTACCTGCTCACCTGCCACCTAGCGGAGGAGACCACCGGCCGGCCGTGGCACCAGCTCGTCGGTGACTTCCTCTCCGAGCTGGGCGCTCACGGCCCTCGCGACAAGCAGGACGGTGGGCTTGTGCATGGTCACGAACTCGACGACGCCGGTGCGTTCACCGACTCGGGCCCGCCGCGTCTGCACGGGCTGTCGGCCGTCCTCTCCGGTCTCTGGGCGAGCGCTGAGGACATGACCGCGGTGCTCCGCTTCCACCTGACCGGCCTCGGCATGCATCGACGGCTGCTCGGCGCAGAGGCCTTGGAATATCTGCGCACGCCCCGGACATCGGCCCCCACGACCTCGGCCAACCATCCGGCGTGCGTCGTCGCGGAGGGATACGGCTACGGTTGGCTGGCCGGCCGCTACCGGGGAGCGCGGATTCTGGTGCACAGCAGCAGCGTCGGTGCGGTACGCGGCATGACGGTGGTGATGCCGCAGCGTCGGCTGGCCGTCAACGTGTTCTGCAACACCGGCGTACGTCACTCACCAGCGCGCGCACACTGCTGTTTCCGATGTGCCGTTGTCTTCTCTCTCGTCGACGCGTTGAGCGGCCGGGAAATCGGCATGGCGAATCGGCTGCCTGCGGGAAAACCAGAACGGATGGCCGGCTCCACGCCGGGGCGGAGGGCGTGCCCGTGCTCCCTGACCACGCTGATGGGGACTTACCACCATCCCGGGTTCGGTCACATCTGCTTGGCGCCGAGCACGGACGGTGGGGGCACGGTGTTCAGCTACGGTTCCGTCGTGGGCGAGGTATACCGTGCCCCGAACGGCGCCCTGTACACCATGTGTTCGGTGGATCCCGGGCCGATCGCGATCACTCCTGCGGGGATCGATCGCCTCGCCGTGCGGATGGAACGCACCGTACCGGCCTTCGAGTTCGTCCGGGTCTCCGAGTGA
- a CDS encoding acyl carrier protein — protein sequence MPNHHAPEPEAQTLGRLRTVVTEEWIEALGLPRSVQPPGDEDFFEISGNSMQAIVMLARIGARLGLEPSVETLYLNGTLDALVEHCQAVAEEQRAADGTRAPGPGRR from the coding sequence ATGCCGAACCATCACGCACCAGAGCCGGAAGCGCAGACACTCGGTCGGCTCCGGACCGTTGTCACCGAGGAATGGATCGAGGCACTCGGCCTGCCCCGATCAGTGCAACCGCCCGGCGACGAGGACTTCTTCGAAATCAGCGGCAACTCGATGCAGGCGATCGTGATGCTCGCCCGCATCGGAGCCCGCCTTGGACTGGAACCCTCCGTCGAAACGCTCTATTTGAACGGCACCCTCGATGCTCTTGTGGAGCATTGCCAAGCCGTCGCCGAGGAGCAAAGGGCAGCGGACGGGACTCGCGCGCCAGGCCCTGGCCGGCGATGA
- a CDS encoding SIS domain-containing protein, whose amino-acid sequence MYSVRTMLRQSALLAADIETLTDPLATRAGTALEALRCDDLRQVVLVGSGDSHCAGRATELAFERLAAISCHALSTQQFLDYGMLSPVRESPGTLVVAVSASGSSPRLLTAVRQARAQGHPTVAVTGRSDSAIARAAGQHVAAELTLTERCPGIRTYQASLLALLLLAVRLSALRRAHPGLPVAAEQSLVAEIAATADAVRAGHADADEPCRELAARLAETARPWVPLVVAGTGPARGTAMYTAAKVVEAAGLPAYAQDVEEYWHVERFLDPADAPLVVVAPSGRGHLRVVELARAAAGRGRRVVVVTGRDDTTMTRAAWHSVPVAPTAREEWSPLTGHVFAGLLGARLAERLDRTPFSGGGPP is encoded by the coding sequence ATGTATTCCGTCAGGACCATGCTCCGGCAGTCGGCCCTGCTCGCCGCAGACATCGAGACGTTGACCGACCCGCTGGCCACCCGAGCGGGAACGGCGCTGGAGGCCCTGCGCTGCGACGACTTGCGACAGGTCGTACTGGTCGGCAGCGGTGATTCCCACTGCGCCGGCCGCGCCACGGAGCTGGCCTTCGAACGTCTGGCCGCCATCTCCTGCCATGCCCTGAGCACTCAGCAGTTCCTCGACTACGGCATGCTCAGCCCCGTCCGGGAGAGCCCGGGTACCCTGGTCGTCGCGGTGTCCGCCTCCGGAAGCAGCCCCCGGCTGCTCACCGCAGTGCGGCAAGCACGCGCCCAGGGCCATCCGACCGTGGCCGTCACCGGACGGTCCGACAGCGCCATCGCCCGCGCCGCGGGGCAGCACGTCGCAGCCGAGCTGACCCTCACGGAACGCTGTCCCGGCATCCGCACCTACCAGGCAAGCCTGCTGGCGTTGCTCCTGCTCGCCGTCCGGCTGAGCGCCCTGCGCCGCGCGCATCCCGGCTTGCCCGTGGCTGCGGAGCAATCCCTGGTGGCCGAGATCGCCGCGACAGCCGACGCCGTCCGGGCCGGGCACGCCGACGCCGACGAACCCTGCCGCGAGCTGGCCGCCCGGCTGGCCGAGACTGCACGGCCATGGGTTCCGCTCGTCGTCGCGGGAACAGGACCTGCCCGAGGTACGGCCATGTACACGGCCGCCAAAGTGGTGGAGGCCGCCGGGCTGCCGGCGTACGCCCAGGACGTGGAGGAGTACTGGCACGTCGAGCGGTTCCTCGATCCCGCCGACGCCCCCTTGGTAGTCGTGGCGCCTTCGGGTCGCGGCCATCTGAGGGTGGTGGAACTCGCACGGGCGGCAGCCGGGCGCGGACGGCGCGTCGTTGTGGTGACCGGGCGGGACGACACCACTATGACCCGCGCGGCATGGCACTCCGTGCCGGTTGCCCCGACCGCTCGTGAGGAGTGGTCGCCACTGACCGGACACGTCTTCGCCGGGCTCCTCGGGGCCCGGCTCGCCGAACGGCTGGACCGCACTCCGTTCTCGGGTGGCGGTCCGCCATGA
- a CDS encoding LLM class flavin-dependent oxidoreductase, with the protein MHDDTVRCGVHSGQQYQTFDDVLDLWRRAEDAGYDWVSVFDHLRPHLFAPDGPCFEGPTLLAALAARTTRVRCAILVSAVSWRHPALLANIASTVDHISGGRVELGLGAGSQDLALTQYGLPFPRAAERLRRLEETCHVIRRLWEQPVADYRGAHYRLVAARLRPRPVQQRLPLTIGGSGERHMLRIVAEHADTWNSVFTPPEPYARKRDALARHARELGRDPASIRGSLTFRAVLGEDRGDVAERRGRIAATVPEDLPEYAVFGTPEECVEQLVPYLGLGVRDFLLGLRPPVDHRTLRLFAERVAPVLRAAL; encoded by the coding sequence TTGCATGACGACACCGTCCGCTGCGGTGTTCATTCAGGACAGCAGTACCAGACCTTCGACGACGTCCTCGACCTGTGGCGCCGTGCTGAGGACGCGGGCTACGACTGGGTCTCCGTCTTCGACCACCTGCGCCCCCACCTCTTTGCGCCCGACGGTCCGTGCTTTGAGGGACCCACGCTGCTGGCCGCCCTGGCGGCCCGCACCACTCGCGTGCGCTGCGCAATCCTGGTCTCCGCCGTCTCCTGGCGTCATCCCGCGCTGCTCGCCAACATCGCCTCGACCGTCGACCACATCTCCGGCGGGCGGGTCGAACTCGGGCTGGGGGCGGGGAGCCAGGACCTCGCCCTCACCCAATACGGGTTGCCCTTCCCGAGGGCCGCCGAGCGGCTGCGCCGACTGGAGGAGACCTGCCATGTGATCAGACGCCTCTGGGAACAACCCGTCGCCGACTACCGAGGTGCCCACTACCGACTCGTCGCGGCGCGTCTACGACCGCGCCCCGTACAGCAGCGGCTCCCCCTGACGATCGGCGGATCCGGCGAGCGGCACATGCTCCGCATCGTGGCGGAACACGCCGACACCTGGAACTCGGTGTTCACCCCTCCCGAGCCCTACGCCCGCAAGCGAGACGCGCTGGCGCGCCATGCTCGCGAGCTGGGCCGTGATCCCGCGTCGATCCGCGGATCGCTGACGTTTCGGGCGGTGCTGGGGGAGGACCGCGGTGACGTGGCCGAACGCAGGGGCCGGATCGCCGCCACTGTCCCTGAGGACCTGCCCGAATACGCGGTCTTCGGCACCCCTGAGGAGTGTGTGGAGCAGCTCGTGCCCTATCTCGGCCTAGGGGTACGTGATTTCCTCCTCGGTCTGCGCCCCCCCGTGGATCACCGCACCCTTCGCCTGTTCGCGGAACGCGTTGCCCCCGTGCTGCGCGCAGCTCTCTGA
- a CDS encoding GNAT family N-acetyltransferase: protein MASYPGPTLVWRCADSAEEVHALLRASDTLAAEQYGLPVPERRTDRSRQLVAQRAVHLLCHENSPVAMFTLTCQPPSIRHRDVFPPARTPMFLQRLAVHPDWSRRDATLGLRCVRKACETARADGADVLRAETNPDLRGSLDLLTGLGFVPHGTVETDGWMRRVYLQRRLDR, encoded by the coding sequence ATGGCCTCGTACCCCGGACCCACCCTTGTGTGGCGGTGTGCCGACAGTGCCGAGGAGGTGCACGCGCTGCTGCGCGCCTCCGACACCCTCGCCGCCGAGCAGTACGGCCTGCCGGTTCCCGAGCGCCGCACCGATCGCAGCCGTCAACTGGTAGCCCAACGCGCCGTCCACCTTCTGTGCCACGAGAACTCGCCTGTGGCGATGTTCACACTGACCTGTCAGCCCCCGTCGATCCGACACCGGGACGTCTTCCCACCCGCCCGCACCCCGATGTTCCTCCAGCGGCTCGCCGTGCACCCCGACTGGTCCCGCCGCGATGCCACGCTGGGGCTGAGATGCGTGCGCAAGGCGTGCGAGACCGCTCGTGCCGATGGGGCCGATGTCCTCCGGGCCGAGACCAACCCCGACCTGCGCGGAAGCCTGGACCTCCTGACCGGCCTCGGATTCGTCCCGCACGGCACCGTGGAGACCGACGGCTGGATGCGCCGCGTGTACCTGCAACGGAGACTCGACCGGTAG
- a CDS encoding aldose epimerase family protein has translation MLMEECLFPPSVTWGERLYVYCERVGMTSGNIRQPSVPVDSYTLGNGNGMEVVVWTYGATLREVRVPGRDGRPENVVHRLPALADYEDRPTNAYVGVTVGRFCRNVAHGRFALDGTWHMLDRNEGQHHVHGGTYGFDRLVWTATAARTEEHVSLRLAVNSPCGDQGYPGDLHARTVYRLDREHVLTIGFRATTTAPTIVGLTNHAFWNLAGTDTRRAVDGQHLAVIADHVLEFAEGQIPVPGPPVPVAGTALDLNRGKSINGVRLDNFYVLDDPATCAAELHDPTSGRHLRLTTDQRGMGVYTGDGLDPSRAGLCLQPGPWPDAPNRPDFPSSRLDPGHTYTSTMRYAFSVR, from the coding sequence ATGCTGATGGAGGAGTGTTTGTTTCCTCCTTCTGTTACCTGGGGAGAACGTTTGTACGTTTACTGCGAGCGGGTGGGAATGACATCCGGAAACATTCGACAGCCGTCCGTTCCGGTGGATTCCTACACTCTCGGCAACGGCAATGGGATGGAAGTTGTCGTATGGACTTACGGGGCGACACTCCGGGAGGTCCGGGTCCCCGGCCGGGACGGCCGCCCAGAGAACGTCGTCCACCGGTTGCCCGCCCTCGCCGACTACGAGGACCGGCCTACCAACGCTTATGTGGGAGTGACCGTCGGCCGGTTCTGCCGGAACGTGGCCCACGGCAGGTTCGCTCTGGACGGCACCTGGCACATGCTGGACCGCAACGAAGGACAGCACCACGTCCACGGCGGAACATACGGATTCGACCGGCTGGTGTGGACGGCCACGGCAGCACGGACCGAGGAGCACGTCTCCCTGAGGCTGGCCGTCAACAGTCCGTGCGGGGACCAGGGCTACCCCGGCGACCTACACGCGCGGACCGTCTACCGGCTCGACCGCGAGCACGTCCTGACCATCGGCTTCCGGGCGACGACCACCGCCCCCACGATCGTCGGCCTGACCAACCATGCCTTCTGGAACCTGGCCGGCACTGACACCCGGCGAGCGGTGGACGGCCAGCACCTCGCCGTCATCGCCGACCACGTCCTGGAGTTCGCCGAAGGGCAGATACCCGTGCCCGGACCGCCCGTGCCGGTCGCCGGTACCGCGCTCGATCTCAACCGCGGCAAGTCGATCAACGGTGTACGCCTGGACAATTTCTACGTCCTCGACGATCCCGCCACCTGCGCGGCCGAACTTCACGATCCGACCTCCGGGCGGCACCTGCGCCTCACCACGGACCAGAGGGGCATGGGCGTCTACACCGGCGACGGCCTCGACCCGTCCCGCGCGGGGCTCTGCCTCCAGCCCGGACCATGGCCGGACGCCCCCAACCGCCCGGACTTCCCTTCCTCGCGGCTCGATCCCGGTCACACCTACACCTCCACCATGCGGTACGCGTTCTCCGTCCGCTGA
- a CDS encoding TauD/TfdA family dioxygenase yields the protein MSTGCFVERDSDPHITLRDHLLEAGPEVIAEPDACRAGDGGLEFVAAALRDQLKISGYAFLQLRDPLSNPGFIAVGNALGKPIPERDAAVQPYVEEGILLNLTNHATRTSDVSLQPFTTNFLTLHTEGSARPARRQPRYVLLMCCAQGNSGTARTVLVPMAMVRRRLSPGDADLLARVRYRRGQDVPPLLRNVAGEEVFSFRDFHTEPLAWVLDGETEEALLVNPALRRLLVALYTSDGALAVEWRRGMLLAIDNHRYFHGRTVSDDRSPLNPRHLKRLRLLARG from the coding sequence TTGAGCACAGGCTGTTTTGTCGAGCGGGATTCGGATCCGCACATCACCCTGCGGGATCATCTTCTGGAGGCAGGCCCAGAAGTCATCGCCGAGCCTGATGCTTGCCGTGCCGGCGATGGCGGGCTAGAATTCGTCGCTGCGGCACTTCGTGATCAACTCAAGATCTCCGGATATGCCTTCCTTCAGCTGAGAGACCCACTGTCGAACCCCGGTTTCATTGCTGTGGGAAATGCGCTCGGTAAACCCATCCCCGAACGGGACGCGGCTGTACAGCCGTACGTCGAGGAGGGAATTCTGCTCAATCTGACGAATCATGCGACGCGTACGTCGGATGTTTCCCTGCAGCCCTTCACCACGAACTTCCTCACCCTGCACACCGAAGGCAGCGCCCGGCCCGCGCGGAGGCAGCCGCGCTATGTCCTGCTGATGTGTTGTGCACAGGGGAACAGCGGGACGGCGCGCACTGTCCTCGTGCCCATGGCCATGGTCCGTAGACGTCTGTCGCCCGGGGACGCCGATCTGCTGGCCCGGGTCCGCTACCGCCGGGGGCAGGACGTACCGCCACTGCTGCGGAACGTCGCCGGGGAAGAGGTCTTCTCCTTCCGCGACTTTCACACCGAACCGCTGGCGTGGGTGCTGGACGGCGAGACCGAGGAGGCCCTCCTGGTCAACCCAGCCTTGCGGCGCCTGTTGGTCGCGTTGTACACCTCGGACGGCGCCCTGGCGGTCGAGTGGCGGCGCGGCATGCTCCTGGCCATTGACAACCACCGCTACTTCCACGGGAGAACCGTGAGCGACGACCGCTCCCCGCTCAATCCGAGACATCTCAAACGCCTGCGGCTTCTCGCGCGAGGATGA